The following proteins come from a genomic window of Triticum aestivum cultivar Chinese Spring chromosome 6A, IWGSC CS RefSeq v2.1, whole genome shotgun sequence:
- the LOC123132291 gene encoding tyrosine-sulfated glycopeptide receptor 1, with product MQKQQLRSSCKECSNGFSMRLLGYAALVVVVLLLSMASTASSCTEGEKGSLLQFLAGLSRDGGLAASWKRDSTDCCVWEGIACGADGSVTDVSLASRGLEGRVSPSLGNLTGLLRLNLSHNSLSGGLPLELVSSSSIIVLDVSFNRLRGDMQELPSSTPAQPLQVLNISSNLFTGGFPSTWLVMNNLVALNASNNSFSGQIPSHFCSSSSLLAVVELCYNQFTGSIPPGLGNCSMLRVLKAGHNNLRGALPNELFDASLLEYLSLPDNNLDGKLDGAQIIKLRNLANLNLGGNNFSGKIPDSIGQLKKLEELHLDHNMMSGQLPSALSNCTNLITVDLKSNHFNGVLSKVNFSSLLNLKNLDLLYNNFTGTIPESIYSCSKLAALRISGNNLHGQLSPRIASLKSLTFLSLGFNNFTNITNTLRILKNCRNLTSLLIGGTNFKSESMPEYEIVDGFQNLQVLSIASSSLSGNIPLWLSKLAKLEMLFLQDNQLSGPIPGWIKSLKLLFHLDISNNNITGEIPTALMEMPMLNSDKIAPRLDPRAFELPVYATPSRQYRITSAFPKVLNLGNNKFTGVIPEEIGQLNSLVILNFSSNSLSGEIPRQLCNLINLRVLDLSSNHLTGIIPSAMKNLHFLSAFNISHNDLEGKIPDGVQLSTFSNSSFEGNPKLCGHILHRSCDSTEGPSGFRKHWSKKSIMEITFGVFFGGTAILFVLGGLLATFKHTSFITKNRISNNGDVEAISIEIDSEESLVIVPRGKGEESNLTFADIVKATNNFHQENIIGCGGYGLVYKADLPDGLKLAIKKLNDDMCLMNREFTAEVDALSMAQHDNLVPLWGYGIQGDSRFLIYPYMENGSLDDWLHNGDGGASSFLDWPTRLKIAQGASQGLSYIHGVCKPHIVHRDIKSSNILLDKEFKAYIADFGLSRLIDSQTHFTTELVGTPGYIPPEYGQGWVATLRGDMYSFGMVLLELLTGRRPVLVLSSSKELVNWVQEMKSEGRQLEVLDPTLRGTGYEEQMLKVLEAACKCVHYNPFVRPTIQEIVSFLESIDAKLQTRNSVKIESG from the coding sequence ATGCAGAAGCAGCAGCTCCGTTCCTCATGCAAGGAGTGCAGCAACGGATTCTCCATGCGTCTCCTTGGCTATGCTGCTCttgtggtggtggtgctgctgctgtCCATGGCCTCTACAGCCAGTTCTTGCACGGAGGGGGAGAAGGGCTCCCTCCTGCAGTTCCTGGCTGGGCTATCGCGGGACGGCGGCCTTGCAGCGTCATGGAAGCGGGACAGCACCGACTGCTGCGTGTGGGAAGGGATCGCCTGTGGTGCGGATGGGTCAGTGACAGACGTCTCGCTGGCTTCGAGGGGCCTTGAGGGGCGCGTATCGCCGTCGCTGGGCAACCTCACCGGGCTGCTGCGCCTCAACCTGTCCCACAACTCGCTGTCGGGTGGCCTGCCGCTGGAGCTCGTGTCGTCCAGTAGCATCATCGTCCTTGATGTCAGCTTCAACCGCCTCAGAGGAGACATGCAAGAGCTGCCATCTTCAACCCCTGCACAGCCTCTGCAGGTATTGAACATCTCGAGCAACTTGTTCACAGGAGGGTTTCCATCGACGTGGCTAGTGATGAACAACCTGGTCGCGCTCAACGCCAGCAACAACAGCTTCAGTGGGCAAATACCGAGTCATTTCTGCAGCAGCTCGTCATTGTTAGCTGTGGTTGAGCTCTGTTACAACCAATTTACAGGCAGCATCCCTCCAGGACTTGGCAACTGCTCCATGCTCAGAGTGCTCAAGGCTGGTCACAACAACCTCAGGGGGGCTCTCCCCAATGAACTCTTTGATGCTTCCCTACTGGAGTACCTCTCGCTTCCGGACAATAATTTAGATGGAAAGCTCGATGGCGCACAGATAATCAAGCTCAGAAATCTGGCTAACCTAAATCTTGGAGGAAACAATTTCAGCGGCAAGATTCCAGACTCAATAGGCCAGCTCAAGAAATTAGAAGAATTGCATCTGGACCACAACATGATGTCAGGGCAGCTGCCGTCAGCTCTGAGCAACTGCACAAATCTCATAACAGTTGACCTCAAGAGCAACCACTTCAACGGAGTACTTTCCAAGGTCAACTTCTCAAGCCTGCTCAATCTGAAGAATTTAGATCTTCTGTACAACAACTTCACCGGCACAATTCCAGAAAGCATATACTCTTGCAGCAAGCTGGCTGCACTGCGGATATCTGGCAACAACTTGCATGGGCAGCTTTCACCAAGAATAGCCAGTTTGAAATCCCTTACTTTCCTATCACTTGGTTTCAACAATTTTACAAATATCACAAACACACTCCGGATACTCAAGAATTGTAGGAACCTCACTTCCCTACTTATCGGGGGGACCAACTTCAAGAGTGAGTCCATGCCAGAATATGAAATAGTTGATGGTTTTCAGAATCTTCAGGTTCTTTCAATAGCTAGTTCCTCATTGTCTGGAAACATACCCCTTTGGCTATCAAAGCTGGCAAAGCTGGAGATGTTATTTTTGCAAGATAACCAACTCAGTGGGCCAATACCAGGCTGGATCAAAAGCCTAAAGTTACTGTTCCATCTAGATATATCAAATAATAACATTACAGGTGAAATTCCAACAGCCTTAATGGAGATGCCAATGCTAAATTCAGATAAGATTGCGCCCCGTTTGGACCCAAGAGCCTTTGAACTTCCTGTCTATGCAACTCCATCACGTCAATATCGGATAACCAGTGCTTTCCCAAAAGTATTGAATCTAGGAAATAATAAGTTCACCGGTGTGATCCCTGAGGAGATTGGTCAGTTGAACTCGCTTGTTATACTGAACTTCAGTTCAAATAGCTTATCAGGAGAGATACCACGGCAGCTCTGCAACCTGATAAATCTGCGGGTGCTGGACTTATCTAGCAATCATCTCACAGGTATAATCCCATCGGCAATGAAGAACCTGCACTTCCTTTCAGCATTCAACATTTCCCACAATGACCTCGAAGGAAAAATTCCAGATGGAGTCCAGCTAAGTACATTCTCAAATTCTAGCTTTGAGGGGAATCCAAAGTTGTGTGGCCATATTCTTCATCGCAGTTGTGATTCAACTGAAGGACCTTCGGGCTTCAGAAAACACTGGAGCAAGAAATCCATTATGGAAATTACATTCGGTGTGTTCTTTGGAGGAACTGCTATTCTTTTTGTGCTTGGGGGTCTCCTTGCAACATTCAAGCATACCAGTTTCATAACCAAAAACAGGATCAGCAATAACGGAGATGTGGAAGCTATTTCAATCGAGATTGATTCAGAAGAATCATTAGTGATAGTGCCACGAGGAAAGGGAGAAGAAAGTAACCTCACATTCGCTGACATTGTGAAGGCTACAAATAACTTTCACCAGGAGAACATCATCGGGTGCGGAGGTTATGGACTGGTCTATAAGGCTGATTTACCTGATGGCCTCAAACTGGCTATCAAGAAGCTTAATGATGACATGTGTCTGATGAACAGAGAATTCACTGCAGAGGTTGATGCACTCTCAATGGCACAGCACGACAACCTTGTACCGCTCTGGGGTTATGGCATACAGGGAGATTCAAGATTCCTCATATATCCCTACATGGAGAATGGCAGCCTGGACGACTGGCTTCACAATGGGGATGGTGGTGCAAGTTCATTTCTTGACTGGCCAACACGGCTGAAGATCGCACAAGGAGCAAGCCAGGGCCTTTCTTATATCCATGGTGTCTGCAAGCCTCACATTGTCCACCGTGACATAAAGTCCAGCAACATCCTGCTTGACAAAGAATTCAAAGCTTATATTGCAGATTTTGGGCTCTCCAGGTTGATTGACAGTCAAACCCATTTCACAACTGAGCTAGTTGGCACTCCGGGCTACATCCCACCTGAGTACGGACAAGGATGGGTTGCTACACTGAGAGGTGACATGTACAGTTTTGGCATGGTCCTACTTGAGCTGCTCACTGGAAGGCGGCCTGTCCTGGTCTTGTCTTCATCAAAAGAACTAGTGAACTGGGTACAGGAGATGAAATCAGAAGGGAGGCAGCTTGAGGTCCTGGATCCTACACTCCGGGGCACAGGGTATGAAGAGCAGATGTTGAAGGTGCTCGAAGCCGCTTGCAAGTGTGTACACTATAATCCTTTCGTGAGGCCAACCATACAGGAGATAGTCTCCTTCCTTGAAAGTATAGACGCCAAGCTGCAGACACGAAATTCAGTTAAGATAGAAAGTGGTTAG